The following are encoded together in the Anaerostipes caccae L1-92 genome:
- a CDS encoding DeoR/GlpR family DNA-binding transcription regulator, which translates to MLPDERFRRILEIIRKKQSVTVQELVKQIGISESTVRRDLAALDKKGLLHKVHGGATSIDAGFGAEETVAKKSLKNVDEKRRIAQYCAEIIRPDDFIYLDAGTTTEMMIDFLTEKKASYVTNGIMHAKKLMDYGFRVYLIGGELRAVTEAVVGEEALESLRKYNFTKGFFGINGISKKSGFTTPDVNEALVKKTALSQCLDAYILADASKFGRISAVCVAGLDQAVIVTGKLKEPSFLKYTAIKEVSE; encoded by the coding sequence ATGCTGCCGGATGAACGGTTTCGGAGGATTTTAGAGATAATACGGAAAAAACAGTCTGTCACAGTGCAGGAACTGGTAAAACAGATCGGGATATCTGAGTCAACAGTCCGCAGAGACCTGGCGGCTCTGGACAAAAAAGGTCTGCTGCATAAAGTTCACGGAGGAGCCACTTCTATTGATGCGGGATTTGGTGCAGAAGAAACAGTCGCGAAGAAATCTCTGAAAAATGTGGATGAAAAACGCCGGATCGCACAATACTGTGCAGAGATCATCAGGCCGGACGATTTTATTTATCTGGATGCCGGAACGACCACAGAGATGATGATTGATTTTCTGACAGAGAAAAAAGCTTCTTATGTCACCAATGGAATCATGCATGCAAAAAAACTCATGGATTATGGTTTTAGGGTATATTTGATCGGAGGAGAACTGCGTGCGGTAACTGAGGCGGTAGTCGGGGAGGAAGCCCTGGAAAGTCTCAGAAAGTATAACTTTACAAAAGGATTTTTTGGGATCAACGGGATTTCGAAAAAAAGCGGTTTTACAACACCGGATGTAAACGAAGCACTGGTAAAGAAGACAGCTCTTAGTCAATGTCTGGATGCTTATATCTTAGCCGATGCATCTAAATTCGGCAGGATTTCAGCAGTCTGCGTGGCCGGGCTGGATCAGGCAGTCATAGTTACAGGGAAACTTAAGGAACCAAGCTTTTTAAAATATACAGCGATTAAGGAGGTATCAGAATGA
- a CDS encoding ABC transporter permease: protein MVEMKEFTFVFSGEAFIKTIIYFAVIFLIVMIFNTFSISKVKVIDLLTANKKNEDLKVKKLGVSVVLFLISVLCIGVAYYFIQENGMMEVDGQFWMSIIFGTIGTFLFFLSLSGFFLRILKTNKKFYYRKLNMFILRQINSKITTTFVSMTLLCLMLLVAIGVFSTGAGLATTMGGDMKKATPYDVSYVKYFPEEEKNFKVKTDMRKEFESKGIDMNKFVDKSCMISTRLNAKLKFKIFLNGRDKLVDYPKGVKESMEKSSPEIIGLSDYNEAMRKQGKQTISLKSDEYAVNCNFDNMKKLWKDVCKDRVEIKMDGRALTAKSSMIDSTYYSASSLPMDMGTLIVPDDVAEKFSVHTVVYNCQLKDDVEENTHKLSKLMESVYPNKTMEERNKAPYHTAIYRVEMIEQSAGLSTVITYIVIYIGAVFLITCAAVLALQQLSENSDNVERYNLLRKIGADERMINHAMLAQIVIYFMVPLSLALVHSYIGVKVASNVIATLGNVNALNGILASGGAILVIYGGYMLATYLGSKAVIKDKNR from the coding sequence ATGGTAGAGATGAAGGAATTTACTTTTGTATTTTCCGGAGAAGCATTTATAAAGACGATCATTTACTTTGCGGTTATTTTCCTGATTGTTATGATCTTTAATACGTTCAGTATATCCAAGGTAAAGGTCATTGACCTTTTAACAGCAAATAAAAAGAATGAAGATTTAAAAGTAAAAAAACTGGGAGTTTCTGTTGTATTGTTTTTGATTTCTGTATTATGTATTGGAGTAGCTTATTACTTTATTCAGGAAAACGGTATGATGGAAGTAGATGGTCAATTTTGGATGAGTATTATCTTTGGTACGATCGGAACATTTTTGTTTTTCCTGTCTCTTTCCGGATTCTTTTTAAGAATTTTGAAGACGAACAAGAAGTTTTATTACCGAAAGCTTAATATGTTTATTTTAAGACAGATCAATTCAAAGATTACTACAACCTTTGTATCCATGACACTGCTCTGTTTGATGCTCTTAGTGGCAATCGGTGTATTTTCTACTGGAGCCGGACTGGCAACGACAATGGGCGGAGATATGAAGAAGGCGACACCATATGATGTATCTTATGTTAAGTATTTCCCGGAAGAAGAGAAGAACTTTAAAGTAAAGACAGACATGAGAAAAGAGTTTGAGTCAAAAGGAATCGATATGAACAAATTTGTTGATAAATCATGTATGATTTCCACAAGGCTCAATGCAAAACTTAAATTCAAGATATTCTTAAACGGCCGTGATAAACTTGTAGATTATCCTAAAGGTGTAAAAGAATCAATGGAAAAGTCATCGCCTGAAATTATAGGTTTATCAGACTACAACGAAGCCATGAGAAAGCAGGGAAAACAGACGATCAGTCTGAAGTCGGATGAATATGCAGTAAACTGTAATTTTGACAATATGAAGAAGCTGTGGAAAGACGTATGTAAAGACAGGGTAGAGATCAAAATGGACGGCAGGGCTCTGACTGCAAAGAGTTCTATGATCGACAGTACCTATTATTCTGCGTCTTCTCTGCCAATGGACATGGGAACTTTGATCGTTCCTGACGATGTTGCAGAAAAGTTTTCTGTGCATACAGTTGTGTATAACTGTCAGTTAAAAGATGATGTAGAAGAAAATACCCATAAACTAAGTAAACTGATGGAAAGTGTGTATCCGAACAAAACAATGGAGGAAAGAAATAAAGCGCCGTATCACACAGCGATCTATAGGGTAGAAATGATCGAACAGAGCGCGGGACTGAGCACTGTGATTACCTACATTGTTATTTATATAGGAGCAGTCTTCCTGATTACATGTGCAGCCGTTCTGGCACTGCAGCAGCTCAGTGAAAATTCAGATAACGTGGAAAGATATAATCTGCTGAGAAAAATAGGAGCGGATGAGCGAATGATCAATCACGCTATGCTGGCACAGATTGTTATTTATTTTATGGTTCCGCTGAGCCTCGCTCTGGTGCACTCCTATATCGGTGTGAAGGTTGCCAGTAACGTGATCGCAACATTGGGAAATGTAAATGCACTCAACGGCATCCTGGCTTCGGGAGGCGCTATCCTCGTGATTTATGGGGGATATATGTTGGCAACATATCTTGGAAGCAAGGCTGTCATCAAGGATAAAAACAGATAA
- a CDS encoding FtsX-like permease family protein gives MYSKLAFGNVKKSIKDFTVYFLTLTFGVCLFYVFNSIGSQEAMLKINESQKSIIEMLQMAISSLSVFIAVILGFLVIYANRFLIKRRKKELGLYLCLGMDKRQVSKVLIIETLFIGVFALAAGLLAGVFLS, from the coding sequence ATGTATTCTAAATTAGCGTTTGGAAATGTAAAAAAGAGCATAAAAGATTTTACGGTATATTTTTTGACGCTGACATTCGGTGTCTGCCTGTTTTATGTATTTAACTCTATCGGCAGTCAGGAAGCGATGCTTAAAATTAATGAGTCACAGAAAAGTATCATTGAAATGCTTCAGATGGCAATCAGTTCGTTGTCTGTGTTTATTGCAGTAATTCTTGGGTTTCTTGTGATCTATGCCAACAGGTTTTTGATCAAAAGGCGGAAGAAAGAGCTTGGACTTTACCTGTGCCTGGGAATGGATAAACGGCAGGTTTCTAAAGTACTGATCATCGAAACCTTGTTTATTGGGGTGTTTGCACTGGCAGCAGGACTTCTGGCCGGAGTATTTTTATCTTAG
- a CDS encoding ABC transporter ATP-binding protein, translated as MKTVLQVQNMEKYYGNKGNVTKAVDGISFDVEKGEYIGIMGASGSGKTTLLNCISTIDRVTSGHIFIDGMDVTKLKGKHLSKFRREQLGFIFQDFNLLDTLTAYENIALALTIMKTPAKEIDERVKSIAEKLMITKELSKYPYQLSGGQKQRVASARAMVTDPSLILADEPTGALDSKSARMLLDSMETMNAELHATILMVTHDAFTASYCKRILFIKDGKIFNELVRGRDSRKEFFDRIIEVVTLLGGDSTNVF; from the coding sequence ATGAAAACAGTATTGCAAGTTCAAAATATGGAAAAATATTATGGAAACAAAGGAAATGTGACAAAGGCTGTGGACGGCATCAGCTTTGACGTGGAAAAGGGTGAATACATCGGTATTATGGGAGCGTCCGGAAGCGGAAAAACTACGCTGCTTAACTGTATTTCCACGATTGACCGTGTGACCTCGGGCCACATCTTTATAGACGGAATGGATGTGACAAAACTAAAAGGGAAACATCTTTCCAAGTTCCGGAGGGAACAGCTGGGATTTATCTTTCAGGATTTCAACCTGCTGGATACACTGACTGCCTATGAAAATATAGCGCTGGCTCTGACCATTATGAAAACTCCGGCAAAGGAAATTGATGAAAGGGTAAAATCAATCGCGGAAAAATTAATGATAACAAAAGAACTGTCCAAGTATCCGTATCAGCTTTCCGGAGGACAGAAGCAGAGAGTGGCAAGCGCAAGGGCTATGGTAACCGACCCGTCCCTGATCCTGGCCGATGAGCCAACCGGAGCACTGGACAGCAAGTCTGCAAGAATGCTTTTAGACAGTATGGAAACTATGAACGCGGAACTGCATGCCACGATTCTTATGGTGACTCACGATGCGTTTACGGCAAGCTACTGTAAGCGGATTCTGTTTATCAAAGACGGTAAGATTTTTAATGAACTTGTGAGAGGCAGGGATTCCAGAAAAGAGTTTTTTGACCGCATCATTGAAGTGGTGACATTGCTTGGAGGTGACAGTACAAATGTATTCTAA
- a CDS encoding cupin domain-containing protein: protein MYLKNEDVKFESVENARGGKGTIRKTSFLTKEEMKESSRLFGKIIIPPGCSFGYHVHEKEGEAYHILAGKGMYNDNGTEYEVNAGDTTYTMSGCGHGIENIGDTDLEIIALILLDK, encoded by the coding sequence ATGTATTTAAAAAATGAAGATGTAAAGTTTGAGAGTGTAGAAAATGCACGGGGAGGCAAAGGAACGATCCGGAAGACTTCTTTTCTGACAAAGGAAGAGATGAAAGAAAGCAGCCGTCTGTTCGGCAAAATCATCATCCCGCCGGGATGCTCCTTCGGCTATCATGTCCACGAAAAGGAAGGAGAAGCCTATCATATTTTAGCCGGAAAAGGCATGTACAATGACAATGGTACCGAATATGAAGTGAATGCAGGGGATACTACATATACTATGAGCGGATGCGGTCACGGCATTGAAAATATCGGTGACACAGACCTGGAAATCATCGCCTTAATATTATTAGACAAATAA
- a CDS encoding sensor histidine kinase: protein MSFRAYLRDKSLFFGLQIFYLAFLVWMLNLFHATTFAIIYLLCLYFILMILALGNEYFKRKRFYETALESMDSLDKKFMLPELLDRPDFTEGKIFYDCLSQTNKSMSDEVAEYKISAQDYREYVEMWIHEVKTPIAASRLMIENNPSEVTKNISEELEEVEYYLEQALYYSRSNGVEKDYIVKRMNLNSMVQELIRSNSKILIQSKVKVSLENLDYDVYTDEKWMSFILKQVLINAVKYRKDHPEIRFTAADEKEQVQLFIEDNGIGISGKDLPRVMEKGYTGTTGRKYAKSTGMGLYLCRKLSDKLGIGFAVRSKEGEGTQIKITFPKNSFVYM, encoded by the coding sequence ATGAGCTTCAGGGCATATTTAAGAGATAAGTCATTATTTTTTGGACTTCAGATATTTTATCTGGCTTTTCTCGTATGGATGCTGAATCTGTTCCACGCCACAACCTTTGCTATTATATATCTGCTGTGTCTGTACTTTATTCTTATGATTCTTGCACTGGGAAATGAATATTTTAAGAGAAAACGTTTTTATGAGACGGCGCTGGAAAGTATGGATTCCTTAGATAAAAAATTTATGCTCCCGGAGCTTCTTGACAGGCCTGATTTTACAGAGGGAAAAATATTTTATGACTGTCTGTCACAGACTAATAAGTCTATGAGCGATGAAGTGGCAGAGTATAAGATCTCTGCCCAGGATTACAGAGAGTATGTAGAAATGTGGATTCACGAGGTGAAGACGCCCATTGCCGCTTCCAGGCTCATGATAGAAAATAATCCGTCTGAGGTGACAAAAAATATCAGCGAAGAACTGGAAGAAGTGGAATACTATCTTGAGCAGGCGCTGTATTATTCCAGAAGCAACGGAGTAGAGAAGGACTATATTGTAAAACGTATGAATCTGAATTCCATGGTTCAGGAACTGATCCGCAGCAATTCCAAGATTTTGATCCAGTCGAAGGTAAAGGTAAGCCTTGAAAATCTGGATTATGATGTTTATACGGATGAAAAATGGATGTCATTTATTCTAAAGCAGGTATTGATCAATGCAGTAAAGTACCGCAAAGATCATCCTGAAATCCGGTTTACAGCAGCAGATGAAAAGGAACAGGTACAGCTTTTTATAGAGGATAACGGCATCGGAATATCAGGAAAAGATCTTCCAAGAGTTATGGAAAAGGGTTATACGGGGACTACAGGAAGGAAGTATGCCAAATCCACGGGAATGGGATTGTATCTTTGCAGAAAGCTCTCAGATAAGCTTGGAATTGGATTTGCTGTCCGGTCAAAAGAAGGAGAAGGCACACAGATTAAAATCACATTTCCAAAAAATTCATTTGTGTATATGTAG
- a CDS encoding response regulator transcription factor — MEKAKIILVEDNQKIQKELCEFLSRYDYETKALNNFENIVEDILKERADLVLLDINLPVYDGYYICRAVREKSDVPIIVVTSRDSEMDELMSMNLGADDFISKPYNTQILVARISSLLKRTKHVKEDWQMTHKGLLINLSNSTACHGEEQIELSKNEVKILSVLVKHKEEIVSRDNLMEELWQSNEFVDDNTLTVNINRLRKKLDSIGLADYIVTKRGQGYLV; from the coding sequence ATGGAAAAAGCAAAGATTATTTTAGTGGAAGATAATCAGAAGATTCAGAAAGAACTCTGTGAGTTTCTGAGCAGATATGATTATGAGACAAAAGCACTCAATAACTTTGAAAATATAGTGGAGGATATCCTGAAGGAAAGGGCTGATCTGGTCCTTCTGGACATCAACCTTCCCGTGTACGACGGATATTATATATGCCGTGCGGTCAGAGAAAAATCGGATGTCCCGATCATCGTCGTCACAAGCAGAGACAGCGAGATGGATGAGCTGATGAGCATGAATCTGGGAGCCGATGATTTTATTTCTAAGCCGTATAACACACAGATTCTTGTGGCACGGATATCTTCTCTGCTCAAGCGTACAAAACATGTGAAAGAAGACTGGCAGATGACTCATAAGGGACTTTTGATCAATCTGTCAAACAGTACGGCATGCCACGGAGAAGAGCAGATAGAACTGAGCAAAAATGAAGTGAAGATTCTGTCTGTGCTTGTGAAGCATAAAGAGGAGATCGTTTCCAGAGATAATCTGATGGAAGAACTGTGGCAGTCCAATGAATTTGTAGATGACAATACACTGACGGTAAATATCAACAGGCTCAGAAAAAAACTGGATTCCATCGGGCTTGCCGATTATATTGTCACAAAGAGAGGGCAGGGGTATCTTGTATGA
- the serS gene encoding serine--tRNA ligase: MLDIKFVRENPEAVKQNIKNKFQDRKLPLVDEVLELDEKNREIKQEVQSLRANRNKISKQIGGLMAQGKKEEAEQLKQEVSNQAGRIEELTEEEKEVEEKILKIMMTIPNIIDPSVPIGKDDSENVEIEKFGEPIVPDFEIPYHTEIMENFSGIDLDSARKVAGQGFYYLMGDIARLHSAVISYARDFMINRGFTYCVPPFMIRSNVVTGVMSFDEMDAMMYKIEGEDLYLIGTSEHSMIGKFIDTMIQEEELPKTLTSYSPCFRKEKGAHGLEERGVYRIHQFEKQEMIVVCKPQESMDWYEKLWKNTVDLFRSLDIPVRTLECCSGDLADLKVKSVDVEAWSPRQKKYFEVGSCSNLGDAQARRLKIRVNGEDGKYYAHTLNNTVVAPPRMLIAFLENNLQADGSVKIPEALQPYMGGMNVIQ; this comes from the coding sequence ATGTTAGACATTAAATTTGTGAGAGAAAACCCGGAAGCAGTAAAACAGAACATTAAAAATAAGTTCCAGGACCGCAAACTGCCGCTGGTAGATGAAGTCTTAGAATTAGATGAAAAAAACAGAGAGATCAAACAGGAAGTTCAGTCTCTGAGAGCCAATAGGAATAAGATTTCCAAACAAATTGGCGGATTGATGGCACAGGGAAAAAAGGAAGAAGCCGAGCAGCTGAAACAGGAAGTGTCAAACCAGGCCGGCAGGATTGAGGAACTGACAGAGGAAGAAAAAGAAGTAGAAGAAAAAATCTTAAAAATCATGATGACCATTCCGAATATCATTGATCCGTCAGTGCCGATCGGAAAAGATGACAGTGAAAATGTAGAGATCGAGAAATTCGGTGAACCGATTGTCCCTGACTTTGAGATTCCTTATCACACGGAAATTATGGAAAACTTCAGCGGTATTGATCTGGACAGTGCAAGAAAAGTGGCAGGCCAGGGATTTTATTATTTGATGGGAGATATTGCGAGGCTTCATTCGGCAGTCATCTCTTATGCCCGCGATTTTATGATCAACAGAGGATTTACTTACTGTGTGCCGCCGTTTATGATCAGAAGTAATGTTGTGACCGGCGTCATGAGTTTTGACGAAATGGATGCCATGATGTATAAGATAGAAGGGGAAGATCTCTATTTGATCGGAACGAGTGAACACTCTATGATCGGTAAATTTATCGATACGATGATTCAGGAAGAAGAACTTCCGAAGACCCTGACAAGCTATTCCCCATGTTTCCGAAAGGAAAAAGGAGCTCATGGACTGGAGGAGAGGGGAGTTTACAGAATCCATCAATTTGAAAAACAGGAAATGATCGTTGTATGTAAACCGCAAGAAAGTATGGACTGGTATGAAAAACTGTGGAAAAATACCGTAGATCTGTTCCGTTCTCTGGATATTCCGGTCCGGACATTGGAGTGCTGTTCCGGAGACCTGGCTGATCTCAAAGTAAAATCAGTAGATGTAGAGGCATGGTCTCCGCGTCAGAAAAAATACTTTGAGGTAGGAAGCTGTTCTAATCTTGGAGATGCACAGGCACGGAGATTAAAGATCCGTGTGAATGGAGAAGACGGCAAGTACTACGCCCATACATTGAACAACACGGTCGTTGCACCGCCTCGAATGCTGATCGCATTTTTGGAAAATAATCTTCAGGCAGACGGCAGTGTAAAGATACCGGAGGCACTTCAGCCTTATATGGGCGGAATGAACGTCATTCAGTAA
- a CDS encoding DUF4446 family protein, with product MTTGITIFGIDLFYVLCGLAGVCTLALLLIVVLLVKTSRLKKKYRMFMKGENGKSLEKTFVKHFDELERIEENHKILDEEMGRLKDKLQLSYSKMQVLKYNAFKEMGGETSFAIALLDHRNNGIVLNAMSNRYGSYMYAKEIKDGRSEVALSKEEQIVLEDCMNK from the coding sequence ATGACAACAGGTATTACAATTTTTGGAATTGACTTATTTTATGTTTTATGCGGCTTAGCCGGTGTATGTACCCTGGCACTGCTTTTAATTGTAGTATTGCTGGTGAAGACCAGCAGGTTAAAAAAGAAGTACCGCATGTTTATGAAGGGGGAAAATGGAAAGTCCCTTGAAAAGACTTTTGTAAAACATTTTGATGAATTGGAAAGAATTGAAGAAAATCATAAAATACTTGATGAAGAAATGGGAAGACTGAAAGATAAGCTTCAATTATCATATTCCAAAATGCAGGTTTTAAAATATAATGCATTTAAAGAAATGGGCGGAGAGACGAGTTTTGCGATTGCACTTTTGGATCACAGGAACAATGGAATTGTATTGAATGCCATGAGCAACCGTTATGGAAGTTATATGTATGCAAAAGAAATTAAAGATGGCCGTTCAGAGGTAGCACTTTCTAAAGAAGAGCAGATTGTGTTGGAAGATTGTATGAATAAATAA
- a CDS encoding ParB/RepB/Spo0J family partition protein: MTTKKKTGLGRGLNTLIPSAPVKDTESEKILKKEEQIKSEIVVPILKVEPNPNQPRRQFDEDSLQELADSVKQYGILQPLIVKKHDKFYEIIAGERRWRAAKLAGLKEVPVLIRDYAENEIVEIALIENIQREDLNPIEEALAYKRLMEEFSLKQDQVAAKVSKSRAAITNSLRLLKLDQRVQNLLSEEMITTGHARALLAIEDPDQQYETAMKVFDEKLSVREIEKLVKQMSKKKKETPKEENKVQEFLFANIEESLKQALGSKVNIKNRNNKGKIEIEYYSKEELDRLVDMLRTL, encoded by the coding sequence ATGACGACGAAAAAGAAAACAGGATTAGGACGGGGACTGAACACATTGATACCAAGTGCTCCGGTTAAGGACACCGAATCAGAAAAGATTTTAAAAAAAGAAGAGCAAATAAAATCGGAGATTGTGGTACCGATATTGAAAGTAGAACCAAATCCGAATCAGCCCAGAAGACAGTTCGATGAAGATTCTCTTCAAGAGCTGGCGGATTCGGTCAAGCAGTATGGAATTCTTCAGCCGCTGATTGTAAAAAAACATGATAAATTTTATGAGATCATCGCGGGAGAGCGCAGATGGAGAGCAGCTAAATTAGCGGGCTTAAAAGAAGTGCCGGTGCTGATTAGAGATTATGCAGAAAATGAAATAGTAGAAATTGCATTGATCGAAAATATTCAAAGAGAAGATTTAAATCCCATTGAAGAAGCACTGGCTTACAAAAGGCTTATGGAGGAATTTTCACTGAAGCAGGACCAGGTGGCGGCAAAAGTTTCGAAGAGCCGTGCTGCCATCACGAATTCACTGAGACTTTTGAAACTGGATCAGAGGGTCCAAAATTTGTTGTCGGAAGAAATGATCACTACGGGGCATGCCCGTGCACTTCTGGCGATTGAAGATCCCGATCAGCAATATGAGACTGCGATGAAAGTTTTCGATGAGAAACTCAGTGTCAGAGAAATTGAGAAGCTTGTAAAACAGATGTCAAAGAAAAAGAAGGAAACTCCGAAAGAGGAGAATAAAGTTCAGGAATTTCTGTTTGCCAATATAGAAGAATCCTTGAAACAGGCACTCGGCAGCAAAGTGAATATAAAGAATCGAAATAACAAAGGAAAGATTGAGATAGAGTACTACTCAAAAGAAGAGCTGGATCGTTTAGTTGATATGCTGAGAACGTTATAG
- a CDS encoding ParA family protein has translation MGRIIAIANQKGGVGKTTTAVNLSAALAAAGKKTLIIDMDPQGNTTTGLGLDKNELEHTVYEVISSEITFDECICPEVIENLSLAPANRNLAGAEIELMTVDRMQYILKEKLQPTVENFEFIIIDCPPALGMLTVNAMTAADTVIVPIQCEFYALDGLTQLMYTIELIQKSLNPDLKIEGAVFTMYDARTNLSLQVVENVKSYLNQNIYKTIIPRNVRLAEAPSHGLPINLYDPKSVGAESYQMLAEEVIANGGKEE, from the coding sequence ATGGGAAGAATTATCGCAATTGCTAACCAAAAGGGCGGCGTCGGTAAAACAACGACGGCGGTGAATCTTTCTGCTGCCCTGGCTGCTGCAGGAAAAAAGACACTTATCATAGATATGGACCCTCAGGGAAATACAACAACTGGTCTGGGATTGGACAAAAATGAATTAGAACATACGGTTTATGAAGTGATTTCATCTGAAATTACATTTGATGAATGTATTTGTCCGGAAGTTATTGAAAACTTATCTTTGGCCCCAGCTAACCGTAATCTGGCCGGAGCAGAAATAGAATTGATGACAGTAGACCGCATGCAGTACATACTAAAAGAGAAACTTCAGCCGACTGTCGAAAACTTTGAGTTTATTATCATAGACTGTCCGCCTGCCCTGGGAATGCTCACAGTCAACGCTATGACGGCTGCAGATACCGTAATTGTACCAATTCAATGTGAATTTTACGCACTGGATGGATTGACACAGTTAATGTATACGATTGAGTTGATACAGAAGAGTCTTAATCCTGACTTGAAAATTGAAGGTGCAGTGTTTACTATGTATGATGCCAGAACAAATTTATCGCTGCAAGTTGTAGAAAATGTAAAATCATATTTGAACCAAAATATTTATAAGACAATTATTCCGAGAAACGTGCGTTTGGCAGAGGCACCGAGCCATGGACTTCCGATTAATTTGTATGATCCTAAGTCAGTTGGTGCAGAGAGCTATCAAATGCTCGCAGAAGAAGTCATTGCAAACGGAGGAAAAGAGGAATGA